Proteins from one Oncorhynchus masou masou isolate Uvic2021 chromosome 12, UVic_Omas_1.1, whole genome shotgun sequence genomic window:
- the ercc6l gene encoding DNA excision repair protein ERCC-6-like, with the protein MDNSNHLIAKMSEKLEKSLSMDTEEMETYQRYIRDGKDAARQGNMSKSLELFKLAHDIHPGDKLWSRIKKLQEAIKEMTQQGSESEDEDFVNVNNSGLMLFKEMYDKLYDHQQEGVAFLYGLHRDGRQGGILADDMGLGKTIQVISFLSGMYDADLVKHTLLIMPTSLIKNWTKEFAKWTPGMRVKEFHGTSKVERNRNLEKIQRRGGVIITTYQMLITNWELLSSYNGREFKWDYVILDEAHKIKTSSTKTAKSAHAIPARNRVLLTGTPVQNNLREMWALFDFACQGALLGTSKTFKTQYESPITRAREKDATPGEKALGLKMSENLMAIINPYFLRRTKAEVQRKTQNRVKACEKDLENEVPSSSSSGGGGAEMPNLTRKNDLIIWTYLSSVQEEIYNQFLSLDNIKELLMTTRSPLAELNILKKLCDHPRLLSARAVAQLGLEEGTSANYHDDENESAAHRIDNISDETLISESGKMMFLIELLERLKEEGHRTLVFSQSRKMLDILERVLVNKRFKIVRLDGTVTHLAERERRIQMFQTNKQYSVFLLTTQVGGVGITLTAANRVVIFDPSWNPATDAQAVDRAYRIGQTENVIIYRLITCGTVEEKIYRRQVFKDSLIRQTTGDKKNPFRYFSKQDLKELFTLQDTRSSSTQLQLQSLHSRQRLTDPKLDEHIAHLHSMEMFGISDHDLMFSHEVAKNEDDSGDQEAHKYIENRVQKAQELMKLESELQQQFADSVESNTEPAHLRKPPHHYTVGSTEKKPKNEKPSPSYPSHNHNFNSPVLVDLTHSGSGDEEDIHNLSNKFIDLAVDESIEIIGPTVTFATEEQFIKRNHLSPIDTSLEVLLDGEPIYTSAQEILDASSEANDDIVAVGHVTSEVEQDNQPNGNGSPQWQNLSLHQDLTMDQKISPVKSQKNQRLSMLLQMSNKSLESHAESHAETSSKVDELESFGGNFNLQLEDSASDMFPEEESESIVGNSGVRLEMDVSFNADDKPSVTGAVEQNGADVHVNSPVSENSFITTFKKKKREALVYNSEEDDIDEDERPHLMNRKLDEEFHGIGSSTPKSVKSGSISFKTRKSLGVNTSVASRRSFVDSVIEHVEDLDEDMEAEVLQVHTDDASEESEVTGSCEVTGFHESLMEEEPTGETLNTENEEESDEGGSEPMHVEESEMGEEEESSFEESTGDHELVSSERMDQCASGKDATLQTVECVNNSRDSSAMTEEKMYETHVENGKQSFSEGKLDDALNFFLKAIDIKSGDPEIQLMTIKLYRRLGEKKEKK; encoded by the exons ATGGACAACTCAAATCACCTAATTGCGAAGATGTCGGAGAAATTGGAGAa GTCATTGTCAATGGACACTGAGGAGATGGAGACCTACCAGAG GTACATCAGGGATGGAAAAGATGCTGCCAGACAAGGAAATATGTCAAAATCATTGGAACTGTTCAAGCTGGCCCATGACATCCACCCTGGTGATAAACTTTGGAGCAGGATAAAGAAACTTCAGGAGGCTATAAAAGAGATGACACAGCAAGGCTCAGAGAGTGAGGATGAAGATTTTGTCAATGTCAACAACAGTGGTCTAATGCTTTTCAAAGAAATGTATGACAAACTGTATGATCATCAGCAAGAGGGGGTTGCTTTTTTGTATGGTCTCCACAGAGATGGTCGTCAAGGAGGAATCCTAGCTGATGACATGGGCTTAGGGAAGACAATTCAGGTCATATCGTTTCTCTCTGGTATGTATGATGCTGACTTGGTAAAGCATACCCTGCTCATCATGCCAACCTCACTTATCAAGAACTGGACCAAGGAATTTGCCAAATGGACTCCTGGAATGAGAGTCAAAGAGTTTCATGGCACAAGCAAAGTGGAACGCAACAGGAACTTGGAGAAGATTCAAAGAAGAGGTGGTGTCATCATCACTACATACCAAATGCTGATCACTAACTGGGAACTTCTCTCGTCTTACAATGGTAGAGAATTCAAATGGGATTATGTAATCCTAGATGAGGCACACAAGATCAAAACCTCCTCAACCAAGACAGCCAAAAGTGCACATGCGATTCCTGCCAGGAATCGTGTACTTCTTACAGGCACACCTGTACAGAATAACCTGAGAGAAATGTGGGCTCTTTTTGATTTTGCTTGTCAAGGGGCACTTCTTGGTACTTCTAAAACATTCAAAACACAGTATGAAAGTCCCATCACCCGTGCAAGAGAGAAGGATGCCACCCCAGGTGAGAAGGCCCTGGGCCTCAAGATGTCGGAGAACCTCATGGCCATCATAAATCCTTACTTCCTAAGGAGGACAAAGGCAGAAGTACAGAGAAAAACACAAAACCGTGTGAAAGCCTGTGAAAAGGACCTTGAAAACGAAGTcccaagtagtagtagtagtggtggtggtggtgcagaAATGCCGAACCTCACCAGGAAGAATGATCTAATTATCTGGACGTACCTGAGCTCAGTTCAGGAGGAAATCTACAATCAGTTCTTATCcctggataacatcaaggagCTGCTCATGACCACCAGGTCACCGTTGGCTGAACTGAATATCCTGAAGAAATTGTGTGACCACCCAAGACTTCTCTCCGCCAGGGCTGTCGCTCAGTTAGGCCTAGAAGAAGGAACAAGTGCAAACTATCATGATGATGAAAATGAATCTGCTGCACACAGAATTGACAACATATCTGATGAAACACTAATATCAGAATCTGGAAAGATGATGTTTCTCATTGAACTTTTGGAAAGGCTTAAGGAAGAAGGCCATCGCACACTTGTTTTCTCTCAGTCAAGGAAGATGTTGGACATTCTTGAACGGGTTCTAGTGAACAAGCGTTTCAAGATTGTGAGACTTGATGGCACAGTAACACACCTCGCAGAAAGAGAGCGGCGCATCCAAATGTTCCAGACCAACAAGCAATACTCAGTCTTTCTCCTAACCACCCAAGTGGGAGGAGTTGGCATCACATTGACAGCAGCAAACCGAGTAGTTATTTTTGACCCCAGCTGGAATCCAGCCACTGATGCCCAGGCCGTTGACCGGGCCTACCGCATTGGACAAACGGAGAACGTTATCATCTATAGACTGATCACTTGTGGCACAGTGGAGGAGAAGATCTACAGACGGCAGGTGTTCAAAGACTCCTTGATCAGACAGACCACCGGGGACAAGAAAAATCCATTCCGGTACTTCAGCAAACAAGACCTGAAAGAACTCTTCACACTACAAGACACTCGATCCTCATCAACACAGCTGCAGCTGCAGTCACTGCACTCGAGACAAAGACTCACAGATCCTAAATTGGATGAACACATCGCCCACCTTCACTCCATGGAGATGTTTGGAATATCTGATCATGACCTCATGTTCTCGCATGAAGTAGCAAAAAACGAAGATGACTCTGGGGATCAGGAAGCTCACAAGTACATAGAGAACAGGGTGCAGAAAGCTCAGGAGCTGATGAAGTTGGAATCTGAGTTGCAACAGCAGTTTGCTGACAGCGTTGAGTCAAACACTGAGCCGGCACATCTGCGGAAACCCCCTCATCACTATACAGTGGGGTCAACTGAGAAGAAGCCAAAGAATGAAAAACCCAGCCCCTCCTATCCTAGCCATAACCACAACTTCAACTCCCCTGTGTTGGTGGATCTTACCCATTCTGGGTCTGGTGACGAGGAAGATATCCACAATCTGAGTAACAAATTCATTGATCTAGCTGTAGATGAAAGCATTGAGATTATAGGGCCCACTGTGACATTTGCAACTGAGGAACAGTTCATAAAGCGCAACCATCTTTCTCCCATAGACACGTCTCTTGAGGTGTTGTTGGATGGTGAGCCAATTTACACTTCCGCTCAAGAGATTTTGGATGCGTCATCAGAAGCAAATGATGATATTGTTGCCGTAGGACATGTTACCTCTGAAGTTGAACAAGACAACCAGCCAAATGGCAATGGTTCCCCACAATGGCAGAACTTGTCACTTCACCAAGACTTGACAATGGACCAGAAGATCTCACCTGTCAAATCCCAGAAGAATCAAAGACTTTCTATGCTACTACAGATGTCCAACAAGAGCCTAGAAAGTCATGCAGAAAGTCATGCAGAAACATCCTCCAAAGTTGATGAACTTGAGTCTTTTGGAGGAAATTTTAATCTACAGTTAGAGGACAGTGCTAGTGATATGTTCCCAGAAGAGGAATCCGAGTCCATTGTGGGAAATTCAGGTGTCCGGTTAGAGATGGATGTCAGCTTCAATGCAGATGACAAGCCTTCTGTGACTGGAGCTGTTGAACAGAATGGAGCAGATGTTCATGTCAATTCCCCTGTTTCTGAAAACTCATTCATTACTACTTTCAAGAAAAAGAAAAGAGAAGCTTTAGTTTACAATAGTGAGGAGGATGACATTGACGAAGATGAGAGGCCTCATTTGATGAACAGGAAATTGGATGAAGAATTCCATGGTATTGGTTCCTCCACACCAAAATCTGTTAAATCTGGATCCATCTCCTTTAAAACCAGGAAAAGCTTGGGAGTGAACACCTCTGTGGCCTCAAGACGTTCCTTTGTGGATTCCGTGATTGAGCATGTAGAGGACCTTGATGAGGACATGGAAGCTGAGGTTTTACAGGTGCACACTGATGATGCAAGTGAGGAAAGTGAGGTGACTGGATCTTGTGAGGTGACTGGATTTCACGAGTCTCTCATGgaagaggaacccacaggggaaACCTTAAACACTGAAAATGAAGAGGAAAGTGATGAAGGTGGAAGTGAGCCAATGCATGTTGAAGAATCTGAaatgggagaggaggaagaaagttCTTTTGAGGAATCTACCGGTGATCATGAACTTGTTTCTAGTGAAAGAATGGACCAATGTGCCAGTGGAAAAGATGCCACATTACAGACTGTGGAATGTGTCAACAACAGCCGTGATTCCTCAGCTATGACTGAAGAAAAGATGTATGAAACCCATGTGGAAAATGGAAAACAATCTTTCTCTGAGGGGAAACTTGATGATGCCTTGAACTTCTTTTTGAAAGCAATTGACattaaaagtggtgatcctgaaaTTCAGTTAATGACAATTAAATTGTACCGTCGGCTTGgtgagaaaaaagaaaaaaagtga